In the genome of Gammaproteobacteria bacterium, one region contains:
- a CDS encoding DUF1207 domain-containing protein: MDIRTLPSLKRFGTALLLAGAFQHAAAATDDDRIEYQTGWIPSEQIFEPIAAGNAETLNYVSFVRLDPDGEGQEPFTAALVSLGESFPIYRWKTSGGSYWQFDLFGNVQSQFDMDAESDALLNTDFFIGFPLAWRKDDWSARLRLFHQSSHLGDELVLSDDAPERINLTYEAADVLLAYQFNGWRLYGGGTYLFSKDSEFLGDYSIRGGAEYLSPERKLLGGRFIAGLDLLGADFFNNDIQTKAIAGVRWGRDDPDAGTITLALQAFTGPTPFGQFFDYTSTFYGLIAYFTLD; encoded by the coding sequence GTGGATATTCGAACACTACCGAGCCTCAAACGATTCGGGACGGCTCTGCTTCTGGCCGGCGCCTTCCAGCACGCGGCCGCCGCCACCGACGACGATCGTATCGAGTATCAGACCGGATGGATTCCATCCGAACAGATTTTCGAGCCGATCGCGGCCGGCAACGCGGAAACGCTGAACTATGTCTCCTTCGTGCGCCTCGATCCCGATGGCGAAGGCCAGGAACCGTTTACGGCGGCGTTGGTATCGCTCGGCGAGTCTTTCCCGATCTATCGCTGGAAGACGTCCGGCGGCAGCTACTGGCAGTTCGACCTGTTCGGCAACGTGCAGTCGCAGTTCGACATGGACGCCGAGTCCGACGCCCTGCTCAACACCGATTTTTTCATCGGCTTCCCGCTGGCCTGGCGCAAGGACGACTGGTCCGCGCGCCTGCGCCTGTTCCATCAGAGCTCGCACCTCGGCGACGAACTGGTGCTCAGCGACGATGCGCCCGAACGCATCAACCTGACCTACGAGGCGGCCGATGTGCTGCTGGCCTATCAGTTCAATGGCTGGCGCCTGTACGGCGGCGGCACCTACCTGTTCAGCAAGGACAGTGAGTTTCTCGGTGACTACTCCATCCGAGGCGGCGCCGAATACCTGAGTCCGGAACGCAAGCTGCTGGGCGGTCGCTTCATTGCCGGCCTCGATCTGCTGGGGGCCGACTTCTTCAACAACGACATCCAGACCAAGGCCATCGCCGGCGTGCGCTGGGGTCGGGACGATCCGGACGCCGGCACCATCACGCTGGCGCTTCAGGCCTTTACCGGCCCGACGCCGTTCGGGCAGTTCTTCGACTACACCTCGACCTTCTACGGGCTGATCGCCTACTTCACCCTGGACTGA
- a CDS encoding J domain-containing protein — protein sequence MPSALPTQAGLFDDAPIDEAGQVVTIDLPKAAQTPEQRRFNRLSEEIRKKRQQLTDWQTYLRDFAQRGAREHDPVAETLQDLEQGVMQRLDRLLDRRSGERLSRRQREVLRHYLLESLEAWLLPADFPVPELEAIYERHAGMSLDERRRMDREIELDLAQTVFGAVFGADVVTDHEAEDTESLFRHVDDKLRARQYEQEQPVDDGDSKRRAKRAAAEREASQSVRQIFRKLASALHPDREANPAERERKTSLMARVNQAYESNDLLQLLSLQIEIEQIDAEHLAGTPSARMKQYNSVLREQSASLDAELYALVAPVAMQMDVRRIPPRMSELDKALNRRIAALRRWCKEAETELQALDDPARRAAFIDRLEAEQLSGFEPAVPGGLGDFDFPWNAGDDSTPPPFDWPPPRAAGAAQRPGKKSPKRKKKKPR from the coding sequence ATGCCTTCTGCCCTCCCCACTCAAGCCGGCCTGTTCGATGACGCGCCGATCGACGAGGCCGGACAAGTCGTCACCATCGATCTCCCGAAAGCCGCGCAGACACCCGAGCAGCGCCGTTTCAACCGCCTGAGCGAGGAAATCCGCAAGAAGCGCCAACAGCTGACCGACTGGCAAACCTATCTGCGCGATTTCGCCCAGCGCGGCGCCCGTGAACACGATCCCGTGGCCGAAACCCTGCAGGATCTCGAGCAAGGCGTCATGCAGCGGCTCGACCGCCTGCTCGACCGCCGCTCCGGCGAGCGTCTGAGCCGGCGGCAGCGCGAAGTCCTGCGTCACTATCTGCTCGAAAGCCTCGAAGCATGGTTACTGCCGGCCGATTTTCCGGTTCCGGAGCTGGAGGCCATCTACGAGCGGCACGCCGGCATGAGCCTGGACGAACGCCGGCGGATGGATCGCGAGATCGAACTCGACCTGGCCCAGACCGTTTTCGGCGCCGTCTTCGGCGCAGACGTCGTCACCGACCATGAGGCTGAAGACACCGAATCCCTGTTCCGCCATGTCGACGACAAGCTGCGGGCCCGGCAATACGAACAGGAACAGCCCGTCGATGACGGCGACAGCAAGCGCCGCGCCAAACGCGCGGCGGCCGAGCGCGAGGCCAGCCAGTCGGTGCGCCAGATTTTCCGCAAGCTCGCCAGTGCCCTGCATCCTGATCGAGAAGCCAACCCCGCCGAACGCGAACGCAAGACCAGCTTGATGGCGCGCGTCAACCAGGCCTACGAAAGCAATGACTTGCTGCAGCTCCTGTCCCTACAGATCGAGATCGAGCAGATCGACGCCGAGCATCTCGCCGGCACGCCAAGCGCCCGAATGAAGCAGTACAACTCGGTTCTCCGCGAGCAGTCCGCTTCGCTGGACGCGGAGCTGTACGCCTTGGTGGCGCCGGTCGCAATGCAGATGGACGTTCGCAGAATTCCGCCACGCATGAGCGAACTCGACAAGGCGCTGAACCGCCGGATCGCCGCGCTGCGCCGCTGGTGCAAGGAAGCCGAGACCGAGCTGCAGGCGCTCGACGACCCGGCGCGGCGCGCGGCGTTCATCGACCGTCTGGAGGCCGAGCAGCTGAGTGGATTCGAACCCGCGGTTCCCGGCGGCTTGGGTGATTTCGACTTTCCCTGGAACGCCGGCGATGATTCCACCCCGCCGCCGTTCGACTGGCCGCCACCGCGTGCGGCCGGCGCGGCACAACGGCCGGGCAAGAAAAGCCCGAAGCGCAAGAAGAAAAAGCCACGCTGA
- a CDS encoding formimidoylglutamate deiminase, whose translation MKHPQQTLWFEQALLPEGWASGVRLRIESGRIADIQTGQPARADEVCDAVALPGLPNLHSHAFQRGMAGLAEVRGASADSFWTWRELMYRFVDRMSPDDLEAIAAQAYVEMLEHGFTRVGEFHYLHHDIAGRSYADPAEMATRLVAAAQKTGIGLTLLPVFYAHGGFGGAPVSAAQARFVNDLDGYARLLEASGRALAVLPDALLGVAPHSLRAVTPEQLDAVQRLLPQGPVHIHIAEQTAEVEQCLAWSGQRPVDWLLRAQAVDARWCLVHATHMSVAEASALAASGAVAGLCPITEANLGDGLFPAVDYAGAGGHWGLGTDSNVRIDAAEELRLFEYGQRLQARARNVLAPATGGSTGRRLFDAAVTGGAQALGVSAGLRVGASADLFSLDIERPEFASRRLDAWLDAWIFAGSPMPLRHVWRAGVQWVREGRHMQAEAVAADYRRALARILK comes from the coding sequence ATCAAGCATCCGCAACAAACCCTGTGGTTCGAGCAGGCCCTGCTGCCCGAGGGCTGGGCCAGCGGTGTGCGCCTGCGGATCGAATCCGGACGGATTGCCGACATTCAGACCGGGCAGCCGGCGCGCGCCGATGAGGTGTGCGATGCGGTTGCCTTGCCGGGTCTGCCGAACCTGCACAGCCACGCCTTCCAGCGCGGCATGGCCGGTCTCGCCGAGGTCCGTGGCGCCAGCGCCGACAGTTTCTGGACCTGGCGCGAGCTGATGTACCGCTTCGTCGATCGCATGTCTCCGGACGATCTCGAAGCCATCGCCGCGCAGGCCTACGTGGAAATGCTGGAGCACGGCTTTACGCGCGTCGGCGAGTTTCACTACCTGCATCACGACATCGCCGGCCGCAGCTACGCCGATCCCGCGGAGATGGCCACACGTCTGGTCGCCGCCGCACAGAAGACCGGTATCGGCCTGACGCTATTGCCGGTCTTCTACGCCCACGGCGGCTTCGGCGGCGCTCCGGTTTCGGCGGCCCAGGCGCGCTTCGTCAATGATCTGGATGGCTATGCGCGATTGCTCGAAGCCAGCGGCCGTGCTCTCGCCGTTCTGCCCGACGCGCTACTCGGTGTCGCGCCGCACAGCCTGCGCGCGGTCACGCCGGAACAACTGGACGCGGTGCAGCGGCTGCTGCCGCAGGGGCCGGTGCACATCCACATTGCCGAACAGACCGCTGAAGTCGAACAGTGCCTGGCCTGGTCGGGCCAGCGGCCGGTGGACTGGCTGTTGCGCGCGCAAGCGGTGGACGCGCGCTGGTGTCTGGTGCATGCCACGCACATGAGCGTGGCGGAGGCCTCGGCGCTGGCCGCCAGCGGCGCTGTTGCCGGCCTGTGTCCGATCACCGAGGCCAATCTCGGTGATGGCCTGTTTCCGGCCGTGGATTACGCCGGAGCCGGCGGGCATTGGGGCCTGGGTACGGATTCCAATGTGCGGATCGATGCGGCCGAGGAACTGCGCCTGTTCGAATACGGTCAGCGCCTGCAGGCGCGCGCGCGCAACGTGCTGGCGCCCGCGACCGGTGGATCGACCGGGCGCCGGCTGTTCGATGCCGCGGTCACGGGCGGCGCGCAGGCGCTCGGCGTCAGCGCCGGCTTGCGGGTCGGGGCCAGCGCCGACCTGTTCAGTCTAGACATCGAGCGTCCGGAATTTGCCTCACGCCGTCTGGACGCCTGGCTCGATGCCTGGATTTTTGCCGGCAGCCCGATGCCGCTACGCCATGTCTGGCGCGCGGGCGTGCAATGGGTCCGCGAGGGGCGCCATATGCAGGCCGAAGCCGTGGCCGCCGACTACCGTCGCGCGCTCGCACGCATTCTGAAATGA